The following DNA comes from Paraburkholderia phytofirmans PsJN.
TGCGCTCTTCTTCCGGACCCGCGAACAGACGAGCGGACACGTCGACGGTTTGACCCGGGGCGATGGTCGGCACCGGCTCCTTCACGCCGACGCGATACAGCGCCGGATCGATCTTCTCGACGTAGATGTCGCGCTTCACGCCTTGCTGCGGAATCCAGGCCGACGCGAAGTAATGCTGGACCATTGCGATCCAGCCGTTGTCGGCCGAGGTCGCGTAATCCTGCTTGTTCTTGTCGATGTCGCCGAACGTCATCTTCTGGAAGTGATGCTGGTCGGTGTACACAGCCGGTCCGATGAACGTGTGCGAGAAGCGCGGCGTTTCCACCGGCTGATCGTCACGTACCAGTTCCATATAGACCGACGGGGTCACCGGCGCAGTGCCGACGTTCTGGATCTTCGTGTCGACGCCGATCACATAGCTGCCACGCGTGAACGTGTAGGTCTTGATGACCTTCACGCCACCCTTCACCGGCGACTCGAAGCTGAGCTGGAACGACTTTTCGTCGCCCGTCAGGTCGTGCTGCTGGTTCGGCAACGGCGTGTAGATGTCGTTGTGATTCGGGAAATCGCCGCCGAGCAGGCCCGTGCGCGCCAGATACGTATGGTTCGCGGTGCGGTCGAACAGCGTGATGACGAGGTCCGGCTGCTTGCCGTCACCCTTGTTCACGAGCGACAGCTTCGACAGCGTGCCGCCGCGAGTGTCGATTTCACCGCTATAGACGTCGGTGTTGAACTTGACCAGTTGCGATTGCGTGGCCGCCGGCGCGTTGCCCGGTGCGGCTGCGTTCGTTGCCGGCAGATCGGCGGGCTGGGTTCCCGGCGTCGTGGTTCCCGGTGCGGCGCTACCGACGGTCTTGGTCGGCGTGGCGCTCGGGAAGAACATCGACGGGCGTCCGTGGTCGCGTTGCCAGTTGTCGAACAGCATGACCGCTGACATGAAAAAGATGACCCATAGGACG
Coding sequences within:
- the yidC gene encoding membrane protein insertase YidC, which produces MDIKRTVLWVIFFMSAVMLFDNWQRDHGRPSMFFPSATPTKTVGSAAPGTTTPGTQPADLPATNAAAPGNAPAATQSQLVKFNTDVYSGEIDTRGGTLSKLSLVNKGDGKQPDLVITLFDRTANHTYLARTGLLGGDFPNHNDIYTPLPNQQHDLTGDEKSFQLSFESPVKGGVKVIKTYTFTRGSYVIGVDTKIQNVGTAPVTPSVYMELVRDDQPVETPRFSHTFIGPAVYTDQHHFQKMTFGDIDKNKQDYATSADNGWIAMVQHYFASAWIPQQGVKRDIYVEKIDPALYRVGVKEPVPTIAPGQTVDVSARLFAGPEEERMLEGIAPGLELVKDYGWVTIIAKPLFWLLEKIHSYVGNWGWSIVLLTLLIKAVFFPLSAASYKSMARMKAITPRMQALRERFKGDPQKMNSALMELYKTEKVNPFGGCLPVVIQIPVFISLYWVLLSSVEMRGAPWILWIHDLSQQDPFFILPVLMAVSMFLQTKLNPTPPDPVQAKMMMFMPIAFSVMFFFFPAGLVLYYVVNNVLSIAQQYYITRMMGQTKAKAA